The Clupea harengus chromosome 26, Ch_v2.0.2, whole genome shotgun sequence region GATCCCTAAGTGAGATGACTATGAGTTTACCCAAACAAAGTGAAAGGATATAGGTGATGTAATCTTTGCCAGGCCAACCAACAGTAGGCAAATTCCAACAGGGACAGGGTGCTGCACGACGCCCTTAGTTTCTGCTGAGCTAATGTAACCGTAGTAGCCGCTGGCAGAGTGGAGCGGGGCCGGGTGGCGGCACTGGTAAAGTCATTGCATAAGGTCACCAGTTCAATTCACCGGGGGATTCTCTGCAGGCATATGGACAGGATCAGACCACCCATAGAGTTTCTGCTCTGAAATTCCCTCACTCACTTGAAGAAAACACTGTATTGCGAATCGCTTACTTGCTAGCTTGTATGACGAAATGCACTCTTATGTGAGAACCTAGATTTTGTAGTTGTTTAGGCGAAGTTAGTGTCATAATGGAGTAACTTTGCAAACTACTGGAATGTGAAGAATGAAGATCTGTTCTGTAATTGTGTCCCTGCCAAGTGACTAGTCTAAGCCACAGTTAGTGTTTGCTATCAAATacacagttagttagttaacaCAGTTAGTGTTTGCCGTCAAATacacagttagttagttagttcacACAGTTAGTGTTTGCGATCAAATacacagttagttagttaacaCAGTGAGTGTTTGCCGTCAAATACACAGTTACAAGTAGTAGCCTTAGGCTTGAATGAATTCGCACCTTAGTCAATATTTACATATAAGCCAAAAAGTCgggatatttcttttttttttacaaaaaacgAAAAACGAATCAAGTGAACCAGTAAGTGCACTTTGCTCTAAGAAACAAGTGGACCTTTTACATTGGTATGCCGTAATATGAAGATTTGTGTTAGTTTGAAAACGAAACAAATCCGGGCAGCCTGTGCTTGCTCTGCTGAGTAGTTTTTCACCTGTCCTTGCTTCGTGTTAGCCACAGAGtgtgctgacctctgacctcaaagcctaaatctctcctcctcttctgcggCCTCAGCTGCGCTCCCTGGACACCCAGCTGTACCCTGAGAAGCTGAAGGCGGTGGCCCAGCAGGTGCAGGAGCagcactctctcctccacacacagaccctgctACGCCTTCAGCAgctccaacagcagcagcagcagcagcagcagcagcagcccgaGAGAGACAGCGCCTCCCGCAGTCCACAGGTGAGACACAggccatgtctgtctgtctgctccccTGTGAGACACAGGCCATGTCTGTCTGCTCCCCTGTGAGACACAGGCCATGTCTGTCTGCTCCCCTGTGATATATGGGAGATGTTTCCCTGATGTTAAGTGTTTGAAATGATTCTTATGCCATAGTGTGAACAAACACATTGACAGGAGTAAACCAACTACAGCGATGTGAATTTACCAATTTATCACTGTGTTATAAATACTCCAAGTTCTGGTAGAGCTCTGTAAAAGCTATGCGAGGTGTTTCAATGGTATTTATGTTTTAACTGACTAGTTTTGTACATAATGGATCTTTACAGAATGTAGTTGATGACTAACATCCTAACTTATGTAGAAACTGTTTCTACGTAAATAAATTGAGCCATTTTAGTTCAGAAGCCCTGGACTGGTGTTCAGTAGGGAAAGGGTTAAGTACCTGAATGAGTCCAGAGGGCCAGGACAGGAAGCAGGTGTTGCTAAACGGCATAGGAGAGGAACTGCTTTGAGGAACTACCAGAAGGGCTGCTTGTGATGTGTTGCCAAACAAATACTGTGGAGTGGCTAACGGATAGTTTCCAGTGTTTACATTTGCTGCACCTGAGAGTATATTAGATGCACTAGCTCTCTCACAGCCACGGGAAGGTTTGAAAGTGCGCATGTGGTTATAAACAGCCTCTGTGTTTGTAATCTGTAATGTTTTTAATGCCTTTGGGTTATcattctaactgtgtgtgtgtgtgtgtgtgtgttttataggtgatgccccctcccaccccccctgcccctACCCACCACCCTACTGTCATAGTCCCCGCCCCCACACATTTCGCCACGGCGGCCGTGAGCCCAAACCCCAGCAGCAACATTATGTCCACATCGCGGCAGAATCTTGACACTATTGTTCAGGTGAGTCCGCTTGGGTTGCTTTTGTactttttaatgtgtttttaagaaGCAATACAGTTCATAATAATGAGTTGGACGGCccggtgtgtgtatttgtgggtgtCTGCCTGTAAATGGGTATTTGTCTGACCTTTTAACCTCCATCTTCAACTCCAGGCCATCCAGCATATCGAGGGGACCCAGAGAGTGGGCGGAGTCGAAGAGGAGCAGCGGCGGGCCGTCATTGTCACCCCGCGCCGCGTCTCTATGGAAACCACGGGCTCCGACACGGCCTCCGACAGTGAGGGTGAAGGGAACTTCGCCATGACCTAATTGCTGTATTCGCCCTCACTACAGACACAAAACAGTGAATGTATAACACTCACGGCAGCacttacatgcaaacacacacacacacacacacacacacacacacacacacacacacacacacacgtgtctacatgcatacactcaaaTTCAGTCGTGGTGAGCTATATGTTTGGTAAAAGAACATTTGATTCTACcacccaacacaacacacacacacacacacacacacaggaaaagctaccccctctcctcctccctttttgAATGATGTTTGATGCAGCTGGACTCTGTAAGAGATGTGTTGATGGCACCCTTCCTCCGttctcccattttttttttttctttcctgtaaTGGCATAATTTCACTCATCTcagtggaggagtggggaagggagagaggggcgtTGAGGGGGGGCGACACTTAAGCGAGGTGACCAAAGAAAAGCCATGTCCACTCTTAGAGGGGGCCAGGTGTACAACCAACACGAGACCTGTCCTCCGCAGAAGCCCCGGTCAACTTCCTGTCACACATGTCCTAGTACTATAGCTAGCGTGCTCTTTGGCTGCCATTTTCTGCGTTGCTTCGTTTAGTCCCCTTTCCCCCCCCTCAGACTAAGTGTTTCTGCACTAAAgtacacactctccttctctttttttttctgaatgcaTGAATTGCAATTGGTGCTTCagtcctttcttttcctttttgctTGTTTAAAGGAGGAAGGCGAAGATGAGTGTATTAGCAGAGCCGCCGTCGTGGCCGTTTATCTATGCAGTCTACACCGCGTACTTAGACACTATTCAGATGCAAATTACACTCAGAAAAGAAAACGACACAGATTGCAAAACCTGTCTAAACGGAGCACACCCTCAGCACGTACTGTTTACCTTGTGGTCCACCTGGTGGGACGTACCATTGCACCACCCCACCAGTGGAACGTACCACCTCACCACCAGAGTCCTCCAGGCACCCTCACAAGCCCTGCAGATGAGCTTCTCTCATCACGGTGCCTTCCGTCAGTGACCCCTAACCTGAAAGCACTAGAtaggtaaaaaaaatacaggtAACTAGCagcagatacagagagacaaaaTCAAGACTGATACAAAACTACCCACGTTTCTGTAGACctggatgggggatgggggggatccAGGTCACATGTCTGTAGACCTGGATGGGggatgggcgggggggggggggatcgagGTCATGTGTCTTTACACTTGAAGAAAATATCTGTTTTGGCTGTACCGTGCAGGCCTGTGAAATTGCAACACGGCCTGTTTCCAAGCTCTGCGAACAGCACTGAAGCTCATCCACACAGTTCCCAGCTAGAGCACCTCCAATCCGGATCTCCTCAAAGACGAGAGGTTTCCACCCCTGACCACACATAGGAAAAAGGCAGCTGTTTCAAATAGGAGCTGGGTCTTTTGTGCCCCCTTCAGTATGATCTGGGATAAGACTGAGATTAGCCTTTTCTAACATGTCTCCAGCATTTGGTTGTTGGCACTCGGATGAAGTTCTCTCCCGCGTTCCTTTGGTCATAGCATGTGAATAGGTGACTGCTAACGATCCCCGGGGTCAAGGCGACATTGTCAACCACACAACTCCACATCTTTAGCTCAGATAACAGGAGTTTCGGTCATGTAAAGCTCACGCATTGTTAAGCTTGTGTGTCTTGTCAGTCTATTTTTGGTTTCCTTggctttcgtttttttttttttttttttttttttttttttttttttactgtagtcagattttttttaaagaaacttGTCTTCTATGGTGTTGCCTGTGTAATTTTCTCTGTTTCCATTGGACAACCTTTCATCTCTATATACACCTGTACAGACAACAAAATgaactgtgtttaaaaaaaagaaaaaaaaaaaaaaaaaaggaagaacatgaaaaagaaagtaagaaaaccAGAATTGTACAGACCTGAAGTatgggaaaataaaaataagggTACATGTTACAGGCTAACATGAAGCACTTAACTGTCCTgtcacatatataaatatatatatatacacatttcaGACTTCAAAAACGATGAACAGCCATTCCatgatctgtatctgtgtcCCATGTCACCATTGTTTCCCATCGTTATCAccattcattttaattttttctttcGTTGACTTCATGCTTCATCTTTCCTCGCATCTCTTTATTCGTCTGTGCATTATAGGCTACCTTGTCATTTATGTTTCGTTTTTTTGTTcccttttcatttgtttgtagaagtgctctgtgtttttaaaaaaaagcgGTTATATTTTTTTGCTCATTAAGAGGGGTTATGAGAGGCCAgtgcctttgttttcttttccaaatgatgaaagaaaaataataaattttgtacttttttttacaaCTTGTTGTCTGGTGGTCATTTTTATATGGTTAACGCTTCTGAGTCGAGGTGTTGGTGGAATTGTTACACAACAGACAATGTGGTTTGAAGATTGAAATTCATAATCATAAGCTTAGATGCTAATGAATTATTGATTAATGCATTTGATTGGAATATCATAACTTCTGAAAACGGTATTGTCTGCACTGTAGAAAATTCCTTTCAGAGATCtaggacacatacacaaatataaaacaccCTTGGGGCATACAGCTGCAGATGTCCCGTCTTTCTCCCTTTTGAAAGTTGTGGGTTCAGAGCCTACTCCACGTTTTATGGATTTTGTCATTTTATCATCAGACCTCTTCTGTGGTAAAGCAGACTCCATATTTCAAATGCATGGGGGTGCCAAAAGACTTCGTCTGGTTGTATTTCAGTCCCAACAGTTGGATTGCTCCGTCTGTAGATTTACATCCAGCTGACAGCTTCTCCTCACAGCCCGCCCAGGAGGACACCGCTGGAGTCGGAGATATTCCTTTGTTGCTGTGAAGCCTCTTCGTTCAAGTCACAACTCCATTTACTGATAGTGGTCGTCAGACTTCTgctaggtcaaaggtcaacgcAATAGTTTGTGGGTCACTataatgcagcacacacacattgagctTTGCTTCATAAGAACTAATGTTTGTATCTAAACTTTCACccagagacatacacagaatacagtaattgattgattgaatggtttgtttttttaagaaatttaaattaca contains the following coding sequences:
- the LOC105896886 gene encoding transcription factor AP-4 isoform X6 codes for the protein MQSINSGFQSLKTLIPHSDGEKLSKVTDLFAPHSDGEKLSKAAILQQTAEYIIALEQEKTQLLQQNNQLKRFIQQEFTGSSPKRRRTEEKDEGIGSPDILEEEKLEDLRRELLELRQHLEKERSARAQLEEQLRSLDTQLYPEKLKAVAQQVQEQHSLLHTQTLLRLQQLQQQQQQQQQQQPERDSASRSPQVMPPPTPPAPTHHPTVIVPAPTHFATAAVSPNPSSNIMSTSRQNLDTIVQAIQHIEGTQRVGGVEEEQRRAVIVTPRRVSMETTGSDTASDSEGEGNFAMT